In Euwallacea fornicatus isolate EFF26 chromosome 23, ASM4011564v1, whole genome shotgun sequence, the DNA window tgtgcaatatgttttaaaactattcttaaattgtacaattttggattgttccaatattttctagtttttttaccaaaatcgaaaacatGTGTTCAATAGTCTACATATAGCCTACGTTAATTACGGCACGTGGTTTTAAacaatatctaaaaaattcgccgagaaataatgtaaaattatctACTTGTTTCACATGACGTTCCTATAAAGTAAGGTTATGTCATCGGTTTGATTTGCCACATACTTCCAATGATTTCTtttgttgattaaaaaatcaactaaTCATATTAATTGAGCCCCTCTTACTCTTTATGAGCTCCATgatctttttttgtttctaaaatACACTTTCATTGATATACGTGGCAGTAACACAtgatttatcataaaaatggAACTGCAATGCAAAGTACAAAATTACGAATGGGGCAAAAAAGGGCTGCTAAGCAAGGTTGCTCAGCTTCGCAAAAGCGCTGACACAAGTTTTGAAGTCGAGGATCATCTCCCTTATGCCGAGCTCTGGATGGGAACACATGTGAATGCCCCGTCAATTATTAAAGCtactaaagaaaatttgtcTGATCTCCTATGTAGACACCCTGAATACTTGGGGAATGAGGTTTTGAGACAATTCAATCAATTACCCTTTTTGTTTAAGGTTCTGTCTGTCAGTAAAGCCTTATCGATTCAAGCACATCCATCCAAagtaagtaaattaaaattttatattttaacaacATATTATCCCTCCAATTTGGTACCATTTCTAGAAACATGCTGAACAATTACATGCACAATTTCCTGAGATTTACAAAGACCCCAATCACAAGCCAGAGATGGCCATTGCTTTAACAGAATTTGAAGCTTTGTGTGGGTTTAGACCTTGGTCAGAAATTAAGACTTTTATAAGCAGTAAGCATTTAGATACTTTgaatctattaaaaataagGATTGATAATTATTTGTAGACATTTCTGAATTGCaggatatatttaaaaatattcaaaatactgATGATGGTCAATTAATTCAGGAGGCTTTCTGGGAAGTGTTGAATTGTTCTAAGGCTAAGATACTAGATGTAATAAATAGTTTACTTACACGATTTAAAGAATCTAGTATGTTGTAGATTGAAGATTTTGACATGATATAAATTGTGCAGTTTTTCAGGCAAAAGTGAGAGGGATTTTCTGTGTGCTGACTTGGTAGAAAAATTGCATTCCCAATATCCCTTTGACAATGGCATATTAAtggtttattttcttaattacattaaattgAGACCATCCGAAGCAATTTTCTTAGGTGCTAATGAACCTCATGCTTATTTGTTTGGTGGTAAATAAGTCTTAAAGCTTTTGATTCACCATATAAAGAAGTTTCTTGTGATTTTAGATT includes these proteins:
- the Mpi gene encoding mannose-6-phosphate isomerase, with amino-acid sequence MELQCKVQNYEWGKKGLLSKVAQLRKSADTSFEVEDHLPYAELWMGTHVNAPSIIKATKENLSDLLCRHPEYLGNEVLRQFNQLPFLFKVLSVSKALSIQAHPSKKHAEQLHAQFPEIYKDPNHKPEMAIALTEFEALCGFRPWSEIKTFISNISELQDIFKNIQNTDDGQLIQEAFWEVLNCSKAKILDVINSLLTRFKESSKSERDFLCADLVEKLHSQYPFDNGILMVYFLNYIKLRPSEAIFLGANEPHAYLFGDCIECMACSDNVVRAGLTPKFIDVNTLCGMLNYEGAPSQEKLYSPLKEDDFSVIYKPPVPDFSIVQIEVPASEESFTVRERSSASILLIISGKSLIKTIYGEQTVSPGSVLFLPADQTIIFDNFKDPLLIYQALANV